GCGCTGTTCTCGTCGCTGGGGTCGTTCGCGTCGCGGATGCTCTCGCCGACCGACTTCCTGACCGTGCAGGACATCATGTTCGCCTCGTTCAGCACGGCCGACGAGTCGGTGCTGATGGTGACCGCGCTGCTCACCGCGGCCGCGATCGCCTGCTGCATCCCGCTGGTGCGATACCTCGACCTGTTGAACCTCGGCGCGGAGCGGGCCATCGGCCTGGGGTTGCCCGATCGCGTGGTCGTCGGCTCGACGCTGGCGCTGATCACCGTGCTGGTGGCGAGCTCGACCGCGCTCGTCGGCCCGATGACCTTCCTCGGACTCATCGTCGCCAATGTCGCCCGCCAGGTGGTGGGCACACCACGCCACGGACCGTTGCTGCTCGGGGCGCTGCTCGTCGGTGCCATCGCCACGGTGCTCGGGCAACTGCTGGTCAGCCGGGTGCTCGACTTCGCCGCTCCCCTGTCGGTTGTCATCAACCTGGTCGGCGGCGCCTACTTCATCTTCCTGCTCATGAGGAGAGTGCGACTGTGATCGAACTCCGGGACGTCACTGTCCGATACGACACGGCGACGGTGCTCGACGTCCCGTCCCTGCGCATCCCCGACGGTCGGCTGACCGCGCTCGTCGGGCCGAACGGCGCCGGCAAGTCGACGATGCTGTCGGTGGCCGGACGGCTGCTCAAGCCGACGTCGGGCAGCGCCCTGGTCGGCGGCCTCGACGTCCACCGCACCGCGAACTGCGAGGTGAGCAAGGTGGTGGCGGTGCTGCGCCAGGAGAACCACCTGACCGCGCGCCTCACCGTCGCCGACCTGGTGCGCTTCGGGCGCTTCCCGCACTCCAAGGGACGGCTCGGTGCCGACGATCATCGCCAGGTCGAGGAGGCGATCCGGTTCGCCGACCTGGTCGACCTGCGCGACCGTTACCTCGACCAGCTCTCCGGCGGTCAGCGGCAGCGTGCGTTCATCGCGATGGTGCTCGCCCAGGACACCCCGCACATCCTGCTGGACGAACCGTTGAACAACCTCGACATCAAGCACTCGGTCGCGATGATGCAGCGGCTGCGGTCGTTGGTGCACGACTTCGGCAAGACCGTGGTCGTGGTGCTGCACGACATCAACATCGCGGCGGCCTACTGCGACGAGATCATCGCCATGCGCGACGGACGGGTGTTGGCTCAGGGAACCCCCGAGCTCATCATCGAACCGGACGTGCTCTGCGAGGTGTACGAGGTCGACGTCGAGGTGCTCCACACGCGTGGGCGCCGGGTGGCCGTCTACTTCGAGTAGCCGTCCCACACACCGAAGCCGACAGCCCCCGCGAACCTGGTTCGCGGGGGCTGTCGGTCTGTCTGGGACGGGTGGGCGTCAGGCGCTCTCCTTGCGCGGGGCGCGCTTGCGGGTATCGCGCCGG
This genomic stretch from Calidifontibacter indicus harbors:
- a CDS encoding iron chelate uptake ABC transporter family permease subunit, which gives rise to MTVATTRPVDDTAAVPVETDFERARRRRVRTGLLVLAAVAVAAVAIYQFWDLSNASSYALDLRRRQLLTLVIAGASCGVSAILFQTLAGSPLLTPGVMGFDALYVLLGTLIVLLFGSDTLAGMSPVTTTVMNAGALCVFGVLIFGLLLKVSGRNLVVMVLIGMVCSALFSSLGSFASRMLSPTDFLTVQDIMFASFSTADESVLMVTALLTAAAIACCIPLVRYLDLLNLGAERAIGLGLPDRVVVGSTLALITVLVASSTALVGPMTFLGLIVANVARQVVGTPRHGPLLLGALLVGAIATVLGQLLVSRVLDFAAPLSVVINLVGGAYFIFLLMRRVRL
- a CDS encoding ABC transporter ATP-binding protein produces the protein MIELRDVTVRYDTATVLDVPSLRIPDGRLTALVGPNGAGKSTMLSVAGRLLKPTSGSALVGGLDVHRTANCEVSKVVAVLRQENHLTARLTVADLVRFGRFPHSKGRLGADDHRQVEEAIRFADLVDLRDRYLDQLSGGQRQRAFIAMVLAQDTPHILLDEPLNNLDIKHSVAMMQRLRSLVHDFGKTVVVVLHDINIAAAYCDEIIAMRDGRVLAQGTPELIIEPDVLCEVYEVDVEVLHTRGRRVAVYFE